In a genomic window of Gossypium arboreum isolate Shixiya-1 chromosome 9, ASM2569848v2, whole genome shotgun sequence:
- the LOC128280439 gene encoding uncharacterized protein LOC128280439 has protein sequence MGVVKFDDTPSTENPLPNHGDQGVNAIGENGMRRIKEDMAEVRMPMKVIWEEMMKREMIISEEGNKEARDYCEFHAEEGHEIQECDEFKALVQNLMDNKEPKFYEAGLDEGHVCALEGEPKNQRINRPRIIISLPRNNEVETQTAPKVIIHKPFSFSYKDNKRVPWNYDYNVTMPEREDIASTSKEAQVEGSYTRNGKRYDSGGIRVEPMKVKAFDIEKENGVEVLVNEPVKEEEAREFLKFLKHSEYSVVEQLRKQPARISVFTLLLSSEVHREALMKVLNETYITNDISVNKLDRLVSNISANNFIYFNDDEILPGGMGSAKALDITTRCKGYKLLSVLTDNGSALNVLPLSTLNILPIDSSHMKTCHNVVRAFDGTEKKVMGGIDIPLMIGPNMYEVEFLVMDIKPSYNCLLERPWIHSTGAVPSSLHQKLKLVIDGRLVTINAEEDNIAAVTSDAPYVEVNEEAIECSFRSLEFVNATFISEGNEVPVPKISRTTRMGLQITVGKGALLENGLGRYLQGGIQVPELKEKRDHFGLGFRPDHRQKRKEIEKCQERRRARLSGREVEWESMTFPHIS, from the coding sequence ATGGGGGTCGTAAAATTTGACGACACTCCTAGTACAGAGAACCCGTTGCCGAACCATGGTGATCAAGGGGTAAACGCAATTGGGGAAAATGGTATGAGAAGGATTAAAGAGGACATGGCTGAGGTAAGAATGCCAATGAAAGTAATCTGGGAAGAAATGATGAAAAGAGAGATGATAATCTCTGAAGAAGGAAATAAAGAAGCGAGGGACTACTGCGAGTTCCATGCAGAAGAGGGACACGAGATCCAGGAATGTGACGAGTTTAAGGCTTTGGTACAAAACcttatggataataaggagccGAAATTTTATGAAGCTGGCTTAGATGAGGGACACGTATGCGCATTGGAAGGTGAACCAAAGAATCAAAGAATCAACCGGCCAAGGATTATTATTTCTCTACCAAGGAATAATGAAGTTGAGACACAAACAGCGCCGAAAGTCATTATTCACAAACCCTTTTCCTTTTCTTATAAGGATAACAAGAGGGTACCCTGGAATTATGACTACAATGTGACAATGCCGGAGAGAGAAGATATAGCTAGTACTTCTAAGGAGGCTCAAGTTGAAGGTTCCTACACACGTAATGGGAAGCGTTATGATTCAGGAGGCATCAGAGTTGAGCCCATGAAAGTGAAAGCCTTTGATATTGAGAAGGAGAATGGGGTTGAGGTACTTGTTAATGAGccagtgaaggaagaagaagctAGAGAGTTCCTAAAATTCCTGAAACACAGTGAGTATAGCGTGGTTGAACAATTGCGCAAACAACCAGCTCGCATATCAGTGTTCACTTTGCTTCTGAGTTCAGAGGTACATCGTGAGGCATTAATGAAGGTGCTCAATGAGACTTACATTACTAATGATATATCCGTCAACAAGTTGGATCGATTGGTTAGTAACATAAGTGCTAACAACTTCATttatttcaatgatgatgaaatcctaCCTGGTGGCATGGGATCAGCTAAAGCTTTGGACATCACCACTCGCTGCAAAGGATATAAATTGCTAAGTGTGCTTACTGATAATGGGTCAGCCTTAAATGTCCTGCCATTGTCCACATTGAACATATTGCCCATAGACAGTTCTCACATGAAAACATGCCATAATGTAGTGAGAGCATTCGATGGTACGGAGAAAAAGGTCATGGGAGGAATTGATATCCCTTTGATGATCGGGCCAAACATGTATGAGGTAGAATTTCtagtgatggacatcaagccTTCTTATAATTGCTTATTGGAAAGGCCTTGGATACATTCGACAGGAGCGGTGCCCTCATCTTTGCACCAGAAATTGAAGCTAGTAATAGACGGACGGCTGGTCACCATAAATGCGGAGGAAGACAACATAGCAGCAGTTACCAGTGACGCACCCTATGTAGAGGTGAACGAGgaggctattgagtgttcttttcgCTCATTAGAATTCGTTAATGCAACATTTATTTCAGAGGGGAATGAGGTGCCGGTGCCTAAGATATCCAGAACCACAAGAATGGGTTTGCAGATAACAGTGGGGAAAGGAGCCTTGCTAGAAAATGGATTGGGAAGATATCTCCAAGGAGGGATTCAAGTTCCAGaactaaaggagaagagagaCCATTTTGGCTTGGGTTTCAGGCCAGATCACAGGCAGAAGAGGAAGGAAATAGAGAAGTgtcaagaaagaagaagagcGCGTTTAAGTGGAAGAGAAGTAGAGTGGGAATCGATGACGTTTCCTCATATATCTTAG